The proteins below are encoded in one region of Syntrophotalea carbinolica DSM 2380:
- a CDS encoding lytic transglycosylase F, with product MKKKQVVWLLCLGLAVILSFFGVYSLQDSPLRKKDLNAVSQKGKQHGISLGEHLSTSYRVDLPGLIEKRYIRVLTTLNRTNFYVANGQPVGFEYELLKGYEKFLNTNISDKNLQIVFEFIPVDRDELIPKLIQGYGDIAAAGLTITPQRNKQVNFTDPYLRGVAEVVVGRKKDTPLETVADLSGRKVAVRQSSSYFQSLKRLNQEFSRQGLDPVNIVTLSEDLETEDILEMVNAGSLPLTVADSHIAAAWKEVLPSLAVYDDIKLREGGDIAWMVRKGNPKLKKSLNRFLRTHKKGTLLGNIYFKRYYENAKRLKDPTDLEHWKKVRRYEPIIRKYADRYQFDWLLILALAFQESGLDPSRKSHAGAVGIMQIRPSTARDPHINIDHVEDVENNIHAGVKYLAFLRDHYFGAEDIRPRDRTRLALAAYNAGPAKIRRLRARTKKVGLDENQWFRNVELAALRSIGQETVRYVSNINKYYVLYQILEREQG from the coding sequence ATGAAGAAGAAACAAGTCGTATGGCTTTTATGTCTTGGACTGGCTGTTATTTTGAGCTTTTTCGGAGTGTATTCTTTACAGGATTCCCCTCTCCGGAAAAAGGATTTAAACGCGGTTTCTCAAAAGGGGAAACAGCATGGGATCTCACTGGGCGAGCATTTATCCACGAGTTATAGGGTTGACCTGCCGGGGCTTATTGAAAAGAGATACATTCGTGTCCTGACAACACTGAATCGGACCAATTTTTATGTCGCCAATGGCCAGCCGGTAGGTTTTGAGTATGAGTTACTCAAAGGATATGAAAAATTTCTCAACACCAACATTTCCGATAAAAACCTGCAGATCGTGTTTGAGTTCATTCCGGTGGACAGGGACGAACTGATCCCGAAGCTGATCCAGGGCTATGGGGATATAGCGGCTGCGGGCCTGACCATTACACCGCAGCGAAATAAGCAGGTCAATTTTACCGATCCGTACCTGCGCGGGGTGGCCGAAGTTGTGGTGGGCCGTAAAAAGGATACCCCACTTGAAACGGTCGCCGATTTAAGCGGCAGAAAAGTTGCGGTGCGTCAAAGCAGCAGCTATTTCCAAAGTTTGAAACGCCTCAATCAGGAATTCAGCCGCCAGGGCCTGGATCCGGTGAACATCGTCACCTTGAGCGAGGACCTGGAAACCGAGGATATTCTCGAAATGGTCAACGCCGGATCGCTGCCATTGACGGTTGCCGACAGCCATATAGCGGCGGCGTGGAAAGAGGTGCTGCCTTCCCTTGCTGTTTACGACGATATAAAGCTCAGAGAGGGAGGGGACATCGCCTGGATGGTGCGCAAGGGCAATCCGAAACTCAAAAAAAGCCTGAACCGGTTCTTGCGGACCCATAAAAAGGGCACATTGCTGGGAAATATCTATTTCAAGCGATACTATGAAAACGCCAAAAGGTTAAAAGATCCGACCGATCTGGAACATTGGAAAAAGGTGCGCCGATACGAGCCGATTATCCGCAAGTATGCCGACCGCTACCAGTTCGATTGGCTGCTGATACTGGCCCTTGCGTTTCAGGAGTCCGGGCTGGATCCATCGCGCAAAAGTCACGCCGGCGCTGTGGGCATCATGCAGATTCGCCCTTCTACGGCCAGGGATCCCCATATCAATATCGATCATGTGGAGGATGTTGAGAATAATATTCATGCCGGGGTGAAGTATCTCGCTTTTCTTCGGGATCATTACTTCGGTGCAGAGGATATTCGGCCGCGGGACAGGACCCGGCTGGCCTTGGCTGCCTATAACGCCGGCCCCGCCAAAATACGCAGGCTCCGGGCGCGGACAAAAAAGGTGGGGCTGGACGAAAATCAGTGGTTTCGAAACGTGGAGCTGGCGGCCCTGCGGTCCATAGGGCAGGAGACTGTGCGCTATGTGAGTAATATCAATAAGTATTACGTGTTGTATCAGATTCTTGAACGCGAGCAGGGCTAG
- a CDS encoding ISL3 family transposase, with amino-acid sequence MYAQILGIRSPWKVAEVKLALAVGEVSVFVERDQTIPMTCPKCGATAPGYDTRQRKWRHLDTCQYKTMLVADVPRVQCPEHGVVTVEVPWAEPGSGFTALFEALVIDWLKEATISAVSRQMNLSWNAIDGIMARAVARGLARRENEAPKHLGIDETSFRKRHDYVTVVSDQEQGHVIHVALGRNKKDLTDYYDSLSEEQKAGIESVSMDMWSAYINATLAKIPDASRKIAFDKFHVAKYLGEAVDKVRREEHKVLLKQDCKDLSGTKHVWLTNPVNMSDKQWRWFRDLRESSLKTARAWALKEAAMGLWHYVRRPWVVKAWKKWLAWAVRCRLQPMKKVAKTIKEHLWGILNAILLKVTNGPAESINSRIKTIKVRSRGFRNKERFRNAIYFHLGGLKLYPEGIMR; translated from the coding sequence TTGTACGCTCAAATCCTTGGTATTCGGTCGCCCTGGAAGGTCGCCGAAGTGAAACTCGCGCTTGCTGTCGGCGAGGTCAGTGTTTTTGTTGAACGGGATCAAACTATCCCCATGACCTGTCCAAAGTGTGGGGCAACGGCCCCCGGCTACGACACGCGACAGCGGAAATGGCGGCACCTAGATACCTGCCAGTATAAGACCATGCTTGTGGCCGATGTCCCCCGCGTTCAGTGCCCTGAGCACGGCGTCGTGACCGTTGAAGTGCCTTGGGCGGAACCTGGCTCCGGGTTCACGGCCCTGTTTGAAGCCTTGGTCATCGACTGGCTCAAGGAGGCCACTATCTCGGCCGTCTCCCGACAGATGAATCTCAGCTGGAACGCCATTGACGGCATCATGGCGCGGGCCGTCGCGCGGGGCCTTGCGCGACGCGAAAACGAGGCTCCCAAGCATCTTGGTATCGACGAGACCTCCTTCCGCAAGCGGCACGATTATGTCACGGTCGTCTCGGACCAGGAGCAAGGACACGTGATCCATGTCGCCCTGGGGCGAAATAAGAAGGATCTGACGGACTACTACGACTCCCTTTCCGAGGAACAGAAAGCAGGCATTGAGTCGGTTTCCATGGATATGTGGTCTGCCTACATCAACGCTACTCTGGCGAAGATTCCCGACGCGTCCCGGAAAATCGCCTTCGACAAGTTTCATGTGGCCAAATATCTCGGCGAGGCCGTCGACAAGGTGCGCCGTGAAGAACATAAGGTGCTACTCAAACAGGATTGCAAGGATCTGAGCGGCACCAAGCATGTGTGGTTGACCAACCCCGTCAACATGAGCGACAAGCAATGGCGCTGGTTTCGCGATCTGCGAGAGAGCAGCCTGAAAACCGCCCGCGCCTGGGCGCTAAAAGAGGCCGCCATGGGATTGTGGCATTACGTTCGCAGACCCTGGGTCGTCAAGGCCTGGAAGAAGTGGCTGGCCTGGGCTGTTCGTTGCCGCTTGCAGCCCATGAAAAAGGTTGCGAAAACGATCAAAGAGCACCTTTGGGGCATTCTCAATGCCATCCTTCTGAAGGTCACCAACGGCCCGGCCGAGAGCATCAACAGCCGGATCAAAACTATCAAGGTCAGAAGTCGCGGATTCCGCAATAAGGAGCGGTTCCGCAATGCCATTTATTTCCATCTCGGGGGCTTGAAGCTATACCCTGAAGGCATCATGCGATAG
- a CDS encoding TA system antitoxin ParD family protein translates to MSTASVRLDQDLVEKAAIMAKALNRTTPKQIEHWAKIGEMMEDNPDLPYEFVRQAIIAKAEKEAGKLEEYDFG, encoded by the coding sequence ATGTCTACAGCCAGTGTACGACTTGACCAAGATTTAGTTGAAAAAGCCGCTATTATGGCAAAAGCATTAAACCGTACAACGCCAAAGCAAATTGAGCACTGGGCTAAAATCGGTGAAATGATGGAAGATAACCCAGACCTGCCATATGAGTTCGTCAGGCAGGCCATTATTGCAAAAGCCGAAAAAGAAGCCGGTAAGCTCGAGGAATACGACTTTGGCTAA
- a CDS encoding type II toxin-antitoxin system RelE/ParE family toxin yields the protein MAKITQILQTPTFKKAVKKLHQNQKKDLDKAVKELVDDPLLGEQKKGDLSFLRVYKFKMNKQLTLLGYSYEDGTVTLELMALGSHENFYRDVKSII from the coding sequence TTGGCTAAAATTACCCAGATTCTTCAAACACCAACCTTCAAAAAAGCAGTCAAAAAACTCCACCAGAACCAAAAGAAGGATTTGGATAAGGCCGTTAAGGAGCTTGTTGATGATCCCCTTTTGGGTGAGCAGAAAAAGGGGGATCTGTCATTTCTCCGAGTCTACAAATTTAAAATGAATAAACAGCTCACCCTTCTTGGTTATAGCTATGAAGATGGAACGGTCACTCTGGAGCTAATGGCTCTCGGTTCGCATGAGAATTTTTACCGGGATGTCAAAAGCATTATCTAG
- a CDS encoding transposase, translating to MPRFKPYDYKQTVMLPVDFEQQILPGTFEYSLHYLVDNELDLSIFNSKFNNDEAGRPAYDPAILLKIVLLAYSRGVTSSRKIEALCRENVIFMALSADSRPHFTTIADFISGSAEQIADLFHQVLMVCDALGLIGHEMFAVDGCKMPSNASKEWSGTHDDLKKKAKKIDRAVRFLLNKHREEDKQGPPDPTMRQREEKQKETLTKASRKIKKFLTENKKRQGRRGKEVKSNITDNDSAKMKTSHGVLQGYTGVAAVDAEHQVVVHAEAFGTGQEHGLLEPMLEGIRKAFNGNYHNCGDEILSEAKILADSGFHGGQTLEHLEAEGIDGYIADPGFRSRDPRFKTASRHKPQDSGASKSHPKKRFSVSDFQVDLANKTCVCPAGNPLWLKCAKAKIGERLFMQFMGYQADCDRCAKRSQCLRDIRQKGARQVNVLLETLSSPKIGIIERMKQKIDSVFGRYIYGQRLGIVEPVFGNLRETLGLRRFSLRGRTKVDGQWKLMTMLHNIGKIHRYGWTL from the coding sequence ATGCCTCGTTTCAAACCCTACGACTACAAGCAAACCGTTATGTTGCCGGTGGATTTCGAACAGCAGATCCTGCCCGGCACCTTCGAGTATTCCCTGCACTACCTGGTCGACAACGAACTCGACCTGAGTATTTTCAACAGTAAATTCAACAACGACGAAGCCGGCCGTCCCGCCTACGATCCGGCCATTCTGCTGAAGATTGTGCTGCTGGCCTATTCGCGCGGAGTTACTAGCAGTCGCAAAATCGAAGCGCTGTGCCGTGAAAACGTGATCTTTATGGCCCTGTCCGCCGACAGCCGTCCGCATTTCACCACCATTGCCGACTTCATCTCCGGATCTGCCGAACAGATTGCCGACCTGTTTCATCAGGTGCTGATGGTTTGCGATGCCCTGGGGCTGATTGGTCATGAGATGTTCGCCGTCGACGGTTGCAAGATGCCATCGAACGCCTCCAAGGAGTGGAGCGGCACCCACGACGATTTGAAAAAGAAAGCCAAGAAGATCGACCGGGCCGTACGCTTTCTGCTCAACAAGCACCGCGAAGAAGATAAACAGGGGCCGCCCGATCCGACCATGCGACAGCGGGAGGAAAAACAGAAAGAGACTCTGACCAAGGCCAGTCGTAAGATCAAGAAGTTCCTGACCGAAAACAAAAAACGCCAGGGTCGTCGCGGCAAGGAAGTGAAAAGCAACATCACCGATAACGACAGCGCCAAGATGAAGACCAGCCACGGCGTGCTTCAGGGCTACACTGGCGTCGCCGCGGTCGATGCCGAGCATCAGGTGGTGGTGCATGCCGAAGCCTTCGGTACGGGACAGGAGCATGGGTTGCTCGAACCGATGCTTGAGGGCATCCGCAAGGCCTTCAACGGTAACTATCATAACTGTGGTGACGAGATTCTTAGCGAGGCCAAAATCCTGGCCGATAGTGGTTTTCATGGCGGACAGACTCTGGAGCATCTGGAAGCAGAAGGCATAGACGGCTATATCGCCGATCCTGGTTTTCGCTCCCGCGATCCCCGTTTCAAGACCGCGTCACGTCACAAGCCCCAAGACTCCGGTGCGTCAAAGAGCCACCCAAAAAAACGCTTCAGCGTCAGTGACTTTCAGGTCGATCTTGCCAACAAGACCTGCGTCTGTCCGGCCGGTAACCCTCTGTGGCTCAAGTGCGCCAAAGCCAAGATCGGCGAGCGTTTATTCATGCAATTCATGGGCTATCAGGCTGATTGTGATCGCTGTGCAAAGCGGAGCCAATGTTTGCGAGACATCCGCCAAAAAGGAGCCCGCCAGGTCAACGTGCTGCTGGAGACGCTATCGAGTCCCAAGATCGGCATCATCGAGCGGATGAAACAGAAGATCGATTCCGTGTTCGGTCGCTACATTTACGGGCAACGCCTGGGTATCGTCGAACCTGTCTTTGGCAATCTGCGCGAAACGCTTGGGCTGCGACGGTTTTCCCTGCGTGGTCGCACCAAAGTCGATGGGCAATGGAAATTGATGACGATGCTCCACAATATCGGCAAGATTCATCGGTATGGATGGACTTTGTAG
- a CDS encoding class I SAM-dependent methyltransferase — translation MAKFEESRWADSNFSQDYRDNSDRYLPFRDQFIQVAKLGYKNFISKKNAASILDLGCGDGLFIYELAKASPFLNATLVDASSEMLSVAKARLSNKENIDFIKASFQQISDSDPLNKKFDFIYSSLAIHHLSFSEKKRLYSYIFDHLSPGGYFFNYDVVLSPTTMLEEWHLSLWREWIKSHSTIEVPNKFLNIPSKYKSNPDNVPDTLESQIKVLRNLGFQNVDCVFKYGIFSLFVGSRSKEKDNNSIHSDTDSAALHPCR, via the coding sequence TTGGCAAAGTTTGAAGAGTCACGGTGGGCCGACTCAAACTTCTCACAAGATTACAGGGATAATTCTGATCGATATTTGCCATTTCGTGACCAATTTATCCAAGTTGCAAAATTAGGTTATAAAAATTTTATTTCAAAAAAGAACGCGGCAAGTATTCTCGATCTTGGTTGTGGTGACGGACTATTTATATATGAATTGGCAAAGGCCTCACCGTTTTTAAACGCAACCCTAGTTGATGCGTCATCAGAAATGTTGTCGGTGGCAAAGGCGCGTCTGTCAAATAAAGAAAATATCGATTTTATTAAGGCAAGTTTTCAACAAATTTCCGACAGTGATCCGCTGAACAAAAAATTCGATTTCATATATTCTTCGTTGGCAATTCACCACCTTTCATTTAGCGAAAAAAAGAGGCTCTATTCCTATATATTTGATCATTTGTCTCCAGGAGGATATTTTTTTAATTATGACGTTGTTTTGTCACCAACGACAATGCTTGAAGAATGGCATCTGTCTTTGTGGCGAGAGTGGATCAAAAGTCATTCCACAATAGAAGTTCCAAACAAGTTCCTAAATATTCCAAGCAAGTATAAAAGTAACCCCGACAACGTCCCAGACACCCTTGAATCCCAGATTAAGGTACTCAGGAATCTCGGATTTCAAAATGTTGATTGTGTTTTTAAATATGGAATATTTTCTTTGTTTGTTGGAAGCCGGTCAAAAGAGAAAGATAACAATTCCATTCACTCGGACACGGATTCCGCTGCGCTTCATCCGTGCCGGTGA
- a CDS encoding IS110 family transposase: MRFYTKQHQYYCGVDLHAGAMYVCILDAAGEIVVHQNIPTRPKSFLRLIKPYRKYLVVAAECMFTWYWLADLCADEGINFVLGHALYMRAIHGGKAKNDRIDSYKIAVLLRGGTLPQGYVYPKQMRATRDLLRRRNHLARKKAELVAHIHNTATQYNLPEPLGRIAKPSERGNVPARFAEPAVRRMVEIDLATIEHYEHLLDSLERELERIANQHNPVNLALLKSIPGVGRILGLVMLYEIEDITRFPRVQDFASYCRLVKPAKESNGKAYGHSGKKIGNAHLRWAFGEAVVLMLKGNKPAQAVVQKLASKHGKGKAFAILSHRLGRAVYYMLKNQVPFDPQRFLRQGT; the protein is encoded by the coding sequence ATGAGATTTTACACCAAACAACACCAGTATTATTGCGGCGTCGACCTGCATGCCGGGGCCATGTATGTGTGTATCCTTGATGCGGCCGGGGAGATCGTCGTTCACCAAAACATTCCGACCCGGCCAAAGAGCTTTCTGCGTCTGATCAAACCCTACCGCAAGTATCTGGTGGTGGCCGCCGAGTGCATGTTCACTTGGTACTGGCTGGCCGATCTCTGTGCCGATGAGGGAATCAACTTTGTCCTGGGCCATGCTCTCTATATGCGGGCCATCCATGGTGGCAAAGCCAAAAACGACCGCATCGACTCGTACAAGATTGCTGTGCTCCTGCGCGGCGGCACTTTGCCGCAGGGTTATGTCTATCCAAAGCAAATGCGGGCCACCCGCGATCTGCTACGGCGTCGCAACCACCTGGCGCGCAAGAAAGCGGAGCTGGTAGCGCACATTCATAATACGGCCACGCAGTACAATCTTCCCGAACCGCTGGGGCGCATTGCCAAGCCGAGCGAACGGGGCAATGTGCCTGCCCGCTTTGCCGAACCGGCGGTACGCCGTATGGTCGAGATCGATCTGGCAACCATCGAACATTACGAACATCTGCTCGATAGCTTGGAGCGGGAGTTGGAGCGCATCGCCAACCAGCACAATCCAGTCAACCTCGCCCTGCTTAAGTCAATTCCCGGTGTCGGTCGCATACTGGGGCTGGTGATGCTCTACGAAATCGAAGATATCACCCGCTTTCCCCGGGTGCAGGATTTTGCTTCCTACTGCCGCCTGGTGAAACCGGCCAAGGAGTCGAACGGCAAAGCCTACGGCCACAGCGGCAAGAAAATCGGTAATGCCCATCTGCGCTGGGCTTTTGGTGAGGCGGTGGTGCTAATGCTTAAAGGCAACAAGCCCGCTCAGGCCGTGGTGCAGAAACTGGCCAGCAAGCACGGCAAGGGTAAAGCCTTTGCCATTCTGTCCCATCGCCTTGGCCGGGCCGTATATTACATGCTCAAGAATCAGGTGCCTTTCGACCCGCAGCGGTTTCTGCGTCAAGGCACTTGA
- a CDS encoding IS1182 family transposase yields MPRFKPYDYKQTVMLPVDFEQQILPGTFEYSLHYLVDNELDLSIFNSKFNNDEAGRPAYDPAILLKIVLLAYSRGVTSSRKIEALCRENVIFMALSADSRPHFTTIADFISGSAEQIADLFHQVLMVCDALGLIGHEMFAVDGCKMPSNASKEWSGTHDDLKKKAKKIDRAVRFLLNKHREEDKQGPPDPTMRQREEKQKETLTKASRKIKKFLTENKKRQGRRGKEVKSNITDNDSAKMKTSHGVLQGYTGVAAVDAEHQVVVHAEAFGTGQEHGLLEPMLEGIRKAFNGNYHNCGDEILSEAKILADSGFHSGQTLEHLEEEGIDGYIADPGFRSRDPRFKTASRHKPEDTRASKIHSKKRFSVSDFQVDIANKTCVCPAGNPLWLKCAKAKIGERLFMQFMGYQADCDRCAKRSQCLRDIRQKGARQVNVLLETLSSPKVGIIERMKQKIDSVFGRHIYGQRLGIVEPVFGNLRETLGLRRFSLRGRTKVDGQWKLMTMLHNIGKIHRYGWTL; encoded by the coding sequence ATGCCTCGTTTCAAACCCTACGACTACAAGCAAACCGTTATGTTGCCGGTGGATTTCGAACAGCAGATCCTGCCCGGCACCTTCGAGTATTCCCTGCACTACCTGGTCGACAACGAACTCGACCTGAGTATTTTCAACAGTAAATTCAACAACGACGAAGCCGGCCGTCCCGCCTACGATCCGGCCATTCTGCTGAAGATCGTGCTGCTGGCCTATTCGCGCGGGGTTACCAGCAGTCGCAAAATCGAAGCGCTGTGCCGTGAAAATGTGATCTTTATGGCCCTGTCCGCCGACAGCCGTCCGCATTTCACCACCATTGCCGACTTCATCTCCGGATCTGCCGAACAGATTGCCGACCTGTTTCATCAGGTGCTGATGGTCTGCGATGCCCTGGGGCTGATTGGTCATGAGATGTTCGCCGTCGACGGTTGCAAGATGCCATCGAACGCCTCCAAGGAGTGGAGCGGTACCCACGACGATTTGAAAAAGAAAGCCAAGAAGATCGACCGGGCCGTACGCTTTCTGCTCAACAAGCACCGCGAAGAAGATAAACAGGGGCCGCCCGATCCGACCATGCGACAGCGGGAGGAAAAGCAGAAAGAGACTCTGACCAAGGCCAGTCGTAAGATCAAGAAGTTCCTGACCGAAAACAAAAAACGCCAGGGTCGTCGCGGCAAGGAAGTGAAAAGCAACATCACCGATAACGACAGCGCCAAGATGAAGACCAGCCACGGCGTGCTTCAGGGCTACACTGGCGTCGCCGCGGTCGATGCCGAGCATCAGGTGGTGGTGCATGCCGAAGCCTTCGGTACGGGACAGGAGCATGGGTTGCTCGAACCGATGCTTGAGGGCATCCGCAAGGCCTTCAACGGTAACTATCATAACTGTGGTGACGAGATTCTTAGCGAAGCCAAAATCCTGGCCGATAGTGGTTTTCATAGCGGACAGACTCTGGAGCATCTGGAAGAAGAAGGCATAGACGGCTATATCGCCGATCCTGGTTTTCGCTCCCGCGATCCCCGTTTCAAGACCGCGTCACGTCACAAGCCCGAAGACACCAGAGCATCCAAGATCCACTCCAAGAAACGCTTCAGCGTCAGCGACTTTCAGGTCGATATTGCCAACAAGACCTGCGTCTGTCCGGCCGGTAACCCTCTGTGGCTCAAGTGCGCCAAAGCCAAGATCGGCGAGCGTTTATTCATGCAATTCATGGGCTATCAGGCTGATTGTGATCGCTGTGCAAAGCGGAGCCAATGCTTGCGAGACATCCGCCAAAAAGGAGCCCGCCAGGTCAACGTGCTGCTGGAGACGCTATCGAGTCCCAAGGTCGGGATTATCGAGCGGATGAAACAGAAGATCGATTCCGTGTTCGGTCGCCACATTTACGGGCAACGCCTGGGTATCGTCGAACCTGTCTTTGGCAATCTGCGCGAAACGCTTGGGCTGCGACGGTTTTCCCTGCGTGGTCGCACCAAAGTCGATGGGCAATGGAAATTGATGACGATGCTCCACAATATCGGCAAGATTCATCGGTATGGATGGACTTTGTAG
- a CDS encoding IS3 family transposase, with amino-acid sequence MPHDIRDAVIDFVKHWAKRTGIAVTHIIDWLGLAVSKFYNWQQRYGKANEHNALIPRDFWLEEKEKQAIIKFYQQKPQEGYRRLTFMMLDQDVVAVSPSSVYRVLNAAGLLRRWNGKQSKKGTGFVQPLKPHEHWHIDVSYINICGTFYYLCCLLDGCSRYIVHWELREAMTEANVEIILQRAREKHPAATPRIISDNGPQFIAKDFKEFIRVAGMTHVRTSPYYPQSNGKLERFHGTIKQECIRPKVPLSLEEARAQVADYIRYYNDERLHSALGYVAPKVKLEGREEQIFKERDSKLEAAREARKQKRRQEKIRPAQHHRVPERETFNPLTQQG; translated from the coding sequence GTGCCCCATGATATTCGCGATGCCGTTATCGATTTTGTCAAACACTGGGCAAAACGCACCGGCATCGCAGTGACGCACATAATCGACTGGCTGGGCCTGGCTGTCAGTAAGTTTTACAACTGGCAGCAGCGCTACGGCAAAGCCAACGAGCACAACGCCTTGATCCCCCGCGATTTCTGGCTGGAAGAAAAGGAGAAGCAGGCGATCATCAAGTTCTATCAGCAGAAGCCCCAGGAGGGCTACCGCCGCTTGACGTTCATGATGCTCGATCAGGATGTTGTTGCCGTCAGCCCCAGCAGCGTCTATCGTGTTCTGAATGCTGCAGGACTGCTCAGGCGCTGGAACGGCAAACAGTCGAAAAAAGGAACCGGCTTCGTTCAGCCGCTCAAGCCGCACGAACACTGGCATATTGATGTTTCGTACATCAATATTTGCGGCACCTTTTACTATCTATGCTGCCTACTGGACGGTTGTAGCCGCTACATCGTCCACTGGGAGCTACGCGAGGCGATGACCGAAGCAAATGTGGAAATCATCCTCCAACGAGCCCGGGAAAAGCATCCCGCCGCCACCCCGAGGATCATTTCCGACAACGGCCCTCAGTTTATCGCCAAGGACTTCAAAGAGTTTATCCGGGTGGCAGGCATGACCCACGTACGGACATCGCCTTACTATCCGCAAAGCAATGGCAAACTGGAGCGTTTCCACGGCACCATCAAGCAGGAATGTATCCGCCCAAAAGTCCCACTGTCGCTTGAAGAGGCCAGAGCACAAGTGGCAGACTATATTCGCTACTACAATGACGAGCGACTGCACAGCGCGCTGGGCTACGTGGCCCCCAAAGTTAAACTGGAAGGCCGCGAAGAACAGATATTCAAAGAACGTGACAGCAAACTCGAAGCAGCGCGAGAGGCAAGAAAACAAAAAAGGCGGCAGGAAAAAATCCGGCCTGCCCAACACCATAGGGTCCCGGAAAGGGAGACTTTTAACCCACTAACTCAACAGGGCTGA
- a CDS encoding transposase, whose product MRKQRKNYTGNEKVAILKRHLVDQIPVSDLCDEYQLQPTVFYRWQKEFFENGAAAFEKSNSRKKTSDEKRIAQLEAKLQTKNEVLSELMEEHVQLKKDLGEL is encoded by the coding sequence ATGCGAAAACAACGTAAAAATTACACCGGCAATGAGAAGGTTGCTATTCTCAAGCGGCATCTTGTCGATCAGATACCGGTCTCGGATCTGTGTGACGAATATCAGCTTCAACCCACGGTTTTCTACCGTTGGCAGAAGGAATTTTTTGAGAACGGCGCTGCCGCATTCGAAAAGAGCAACTCTCGCAAAAAGACATCTGATGAAAAACGGATCGCTCAACTCGAAGCCAAATTGCAGACCAAAAACGAAGTCCTCTCTGAGTTGATGGAGGAGCACGTTCAGTTAAAAAAAGATCTTGGGGAACTCTAA
- a CDS encoding IS110 family transposase — protein sequence MRFYTKQHQHYCGVDLHAGAMYVCILDAAGEIVAHQNIPTRPKSFLRLIKPYRKDLAVAAECMFCWYWLADLCAEEGIAFVLGHALYMRAIHGGKAKNDRIDSHKIAVLLRGGTLPQAYVYPKGMRSTRDLLRRRNHLARKKAELLSHIQNTATQYNLPEPLGRIAKPSERGDLPARFADPAVRRMVEVDLATIEHYEHLLDGLERELVRMATLHDPVNLALLQSIPGVGRILGLVMLYEIEDIARFPRVQDFASYCRLVKPSKESNGKTYGHSGKKIGNAHLRWAFAEAVVLMLKGNKPAQAVVQKLASKHGKGKAFAILSHRLGRAVYYMLKNQVPFDPQQFLRQGT from the coding sequence ATGAGATTTTACACCAAACAGCATCAGCATTATTGTGGCGTCGATCTGCATGCCGGGGCCATGTATGTGTGCATCCTCGATGCGGCCGGTGAGATTGTTGCTCACCAGAACATCCCGACCCGTCCTAAATCTTTTCTGCGCCTGATCAAACCATATCGCAAGGATCTCGCGGTGGCGGCCGAGTGCATGTTTTGCTGGTACTGGCTGGCCGATCTCTGCGCCGAAGAAGGGATTGCTTTCGTCCTCGGCCACGCCCTGTATATGCGAGCCATTCATGGCGGCAAGGCCAAGAACGACCGCATCGACTCGCACAAGATTGCGGTACTGCTGCGCGGCGGAACCTTGCCCCAGGCCTATGTCTATCCCAAGGGCATGCGCTCCACCCGCGATCTGCTGCGCCGTCGAAACCACCTGGCGCGCAAGAAGGCGGAACTACTTTCCCATATTCAGAATACGGCCACGCAGTACAACCTGCCCGAACCTCTGGGACGCATTGCCAAGCCGAGCGAGAGGGGCGACCTGCCTGCCCGCTTTGCCGACCCGGCGGTGCGTCGTATGGTCGAGGTCGATCTTGCAACTATTGAACATTACGAGCATCTGCTCGATGGCCTGGAGCGAGAACTGGTGCGCATGGCCACGCTGCACGACCCGGTCAATTTGGCGCTGCTGCAGTCAATTCCGGGTGTCGGTCGCATCCTGGGTCTGGTGATGCTCTACGAAATCGAAGATATTGCGCGCTTTCCCAGGGTGCAGGATTTCGCCTCCTACTGCAGGCTGGTGAAGCCGTCCAAGGAATCGAACGGCAAAACCTACGGCCACAGCGGCAAAAAGATTGGCAATGCCCATCTGCGCTGGGCTTTTGCGGAAGCGGTGGTGCTGATGCTTAAAGGCAACAAGCCCGCTCAAGCTGTGGTGCAGAAACTGGCCAGCAAGCACGGCAAGGGCAAAGCCTTTGCCATTCTGTCCCATCGCCTTGGTCGGGCCGTGTATTACATGCTCAAGAATCAGGTGCCTTTCGACCCGCAGCAGTTTCTGCGGCAAGGCACTTGA